Proteins co-encoded in one Pelotomaculum isophthalicicum JI genomic window:
- a CDS encoding DUF881 domain-containing protein, whose product MNKSIYFSVALVSIILGLIIAFQFRTASGIDRGVPSGREQELTMEKRQLQKDMTQLREEAGDLTAKLEEAGKGSSQANDAFNSELFKIRLYAGLTKVEGPGVEVTLDNLPENARPGGNPDLYSVKDYDLLKVINDLRGAGAEAIAVNNQRILATSEVRQAGNHINVNLTKLTAPYQVTAIGNAITLKSSLEIKGGLVENLSDRITVKVEARDNIVIPAFTGDLHFDYARPTQRG is encoded by the coding sequence TTGAACAAGTCAATTTATTTTTCTGTTGCTTTAGTTTCAATCATACTGGGTTTAATTATCGCATTTCAATTTCGAACTGCCAGCGGTATCGACCGCGGAGTGCCTTCTGGCCGTGAGCAGGAATTAACCATGGAGAAGCGTCAATTGCAAAAAGATATGACTCAACTCCGTGAAGAAGCGGGCGACTTGACGGCCAAACTTGAAGAGGCAGGTAAAGGTTCCTCCCAAGCCAATGACGCCTTTAACAGCGAGTTGTTCAAAATAAGACTTTACGCCGGACTAACAAAAGTTGAAGGTCCCGGCGTCGAGGTGACTTTAGACAACCTCCCCGAAAACGCCAGGCCGGGCGGGAATCCTGATCTTTACTCTGTTAAAGATTACGACTTGCTGAAAGTGATTAATGATTTACGCGGCGCCGGGGCGGAAGCCATCGCCGTGAATAATCAACGGATTCTTGCGACCAGCGAGGTCCGCCAGGCCGGAAACCACATTAATGTGAATCTGACCAAACTCACCGCTCCTTATCAGGTGACTGCCATTGGAAATGCCATAACATTAAAAAGCAGCTTGGAAATTAAGGGGGGGCTTGTAGAAAACTTGAGTGATCGCATAACGGTAAAAGTGGAGGCGAGGGATAATATAGTAATACCTGCTTTTACCGGCGATCTGCATTTTGATTATGCCAGACCAACGCAAAGAGGGTGA